From a single Nostoc edaphicum CCNP1411 genomic region:
- a CDS encoding nuclear transport factor 2 family protein, whose product MMKDEVLAANAAFYRAFERKDIEIMSAVWSQGTGSFCIHPGSNILRGWKEIRTSWEQIFKNTAYIEINTDIIATEITDNIAYVVLRENVFQVVGGRRLEAQSTATNIFQFLGGKWYLIHHHGSPILR is encoded by the coding sequence ATGATGAAGGATGAAGTCTTAGCGGCTAATGCAGCTTTTTATCGAGCTTTTGAAAGAAAAGATATTGAGATAATGAGTGCAGTATGGTCACAAGGAACTGGTAGTTTTTGTATTCATCCTGGAAGTAATATACTGCGAGGTTGGAAGGAGATTCGCACCTCTTGGGAGCAGATATTTAAAAACACCGCTTATATCGAAATAAACACAGATATAATTGCTACAGAGATAACTGATAATATCGCTTATGTCGTGCTGAGAGAAAATGTGTTCCAAGTAGTAGGTGGTAGAAGACTCGAAGCACAATCAACAGCTACAAATATATTTCAGTTTCTTGGTGGTAAGTGGTATTTAATTCATCATCATGGCAGTCCAATTTTGCGATGA
- the pyrR gene encoding bifunctional pyr operon transcriptional regulator/uracil phosphoribosyltransferase PyrR: MSAKVVEILSSEEIRRTLTRLASQIVERTRDLSQLVLLGIYTRGALLAELLARQIETLEGVAVSVGALDITFYRDDLDKIGLRTPTKSEIPFDLTGKTVVLVDDVIFKGRTIRAALNAVNDYGRPEVIRLAVLVDRGHRELPIHPDFIGKKLPTAKEEIVKVYLQNCDGRDAVELISH; encoded by the coding sequence ATGTCTGCCAAAGTAGTTGAAATTCTCTCATCCGAAGAAATCCGTCGTACCTTGACTCGTCTGGCCTCTCAAATTGTGGAAAGGACGCGTGATTTGTCTCAACTGGTACTTCTTGGTATTTATACCAGGGGTGCGTTATTAGCCGAATTGTTGGCGCGTCAAATTGAGACACTGGAAGGTGTAGCCGTTTCAGTCGGTGCTTTAGACATTACATTTTATCGAGATGACCTCGACAAAATTGGATTGCGGACTCCAACGAAAAGCGAAATTCCTTTTGACCTTACGGGAAAAACGGTTGTACTAGTGGATGATGTGATTTTCAAAGGACGGACAATTCGCGCTGCTTTGAACGCAGTCAACGATTACGGTAGACCAGAAGTGATTCGTTTAGCTGTATTGGTAGACAGGGGCCATCGAGAATTACCAATTCACCCAGATTTTATTGGCAAAAAGTTGCCTACCGCTAAAGAAGAAATTGTCAAAGTTTACTTACAAAATTGTGATGGACGAGATGCAGTTGAATTGATTAGTCATTAG
- the cbiB gene encoding adenosylcobinamide-phosphate synthase CbiB, with product MTNNIYILIIAALLDYLIGDPWDWPHPVQVMGWVISRLSKFFLQLCHNSLTQRLAGIVLGIILILGSGLVGFLIIQSAKWVHPLLGIAINSILLASCFAGRSLRAAAEAVLQPLTAGDLEKARKILSNYVGRDTQNLSQAEISRAVLETVAENTTDGVMAPLFYAIIGVFIPVIGPTPLVLAYKASSTLDSMVGYREAPYTYLGWFCARLEDYLTWLPCRLTVMTLALLSGKPMHVWRICRRDAINDPSPNSGWSECAYAAFLGVQMGGTNWYRGVAKYKPLLGDAIYPITATSIQNALQLTRYCFLLWLGIAIAIFLILPNK from the coding sequence ATGACCAATAATATCTATATCTTAATAATTGCTGCACTTTTAGATTATTTAATTGGCGATCCTTGGGATTGGCCTCATCCAGTGCAAGTTATGGGGTGGGTAATTTCTCGCCTGAGCAAATTTTTTCTCCAATTGTGTCACAATTCTCTAACACAACGCCTAGCTGGAATTGTACTAGGTATTATCCTAATACTTGGTAGCGGCCTTGTTGGCTTTTTGATTATTCAAAGTGCCAAATGGGTTCATCCATTGTTGGGAATTGCAATAAATAGCATTCTTTTGGCTAGTTGTTTTGCTGGTAGAAGTTTGCGAGCAGCAGCGGAGGCTGTTTTACAACCTTTAACAGCAGGAGATTTGGAGAAGGCTCGCAAGATTTTAAGTAATTATGTTGGTCGAGATACCCAAAACCTCTCACAAGCAGAAATTTCACGAGCCGTTTTAGAAACCGTTGCAGAAAATACCACTGATGGGGTAATGGCTCCGCTTTTTTATGCAATTATTGGTGTCTTTATACCAGTTATAGGGCCAACGCCCTTGGTTTTAGCATATAAAGCTAGCAGTACCCTTGATTCAATGGTGGGTTACCGAGAAGCACCCTATACTTATTTAGGATGGTTCTGTGCGCGATTAGAAGATTATTTGACTTGGCTACCTTGTCGGTTAACAGTCATGACTCTGGCGCTGTTATCGGGTAAACCGATGCATGTTTGGCGAATTTGTCGTCGGGATGCAATTAATGATCCTAGTCCCAATTCTGGCTGGAGTGAGTGCGCCTATGCTGCTTTTTTGGGAGTGCAGATGGGCGGTACAAATTGGTATCGTGGGGTAGCTAAGTACAAACCACTGCTAGGAGATGCTATTTATCCCATAACTGCAACTTCTATTCAGAATGCTTTGCAGCTGACTCGATATTGTTTTTTGCTATGGTTAGGGATAGCGATCGCTATATTCTTAATACTCCCAAATAAGTAA
- a CDS encoding Rrf2 family transcriptional regulator, giving the protein MKLTTRGHYSVKALLDLSLQPKYGPVSVRAIAKRQDIPAPYLEKLLIEMRRAGLVKSIRGSIGGYQLAREPVQISIGQILEAVGETSHLPHHTPAPAQAEDWVTFSLWQRLNQKLKEALYSITLADLYYDARSWQASLGEEASFVV; this is encoded by the coding sequence ATGAAACTAACTACCAGAGGACACTATAGTGTGAAGGCGTTGCTAGATTTGAGTTTACAACCAAAATATGGCCCTGTATCTGTGAGAGCGATCGCAAAACGCCAAGATATTCCAGCTCCTTACCTTGAAAAATTACTAATAGAAATGCGTCGTGCTGGGTTAGTGAAATCAATTCGTGGTAGCATCGGCGGATATCAATTGGCAAGAGAGCCTGTACAAATATCTATAGGGCAAATTTTAGAAGCAGTTGGCGAGACTAGCCATTTACCCCATCACACCCCAGCACCTGCACAAGCAGAAGATTGGGTAACATTTAGCCTCTGGCAGAGACTCAACCAAAAGCTTAAAGAAGCTTTGTACAGTATTACTCTGGCAGACCTTTATTATGATGCTCGTAGCTGGCAAGCTTCCCTTGGAGAAGAAGCTAGTTTTGTGGTTTAG
- a CDS encoding AbrB family transcriptional regulator: MPKQKKIEPLLGEELLRKVKELENESKEDKAKKCGYYTVTKNGIERVNMMKFLNALIDAEGIQLDSTPSANGRGGRSASYRISVQSNGNLLIGSAYTKQMNLKPGDEFLITLGKKHIRLRQVDPEDREEDEAIEATA; this comes from the coding sequence ATGCCTAAACAGAAAAAAATTGAACCCCTACTCGGTGAAGAACTGCTCAGAAAAGTCAAAGAGCTAGAGAACGAGAGCAAGGAAGACAAAGCCAAAAAATGCGGCTACTATACCGTTACCAAAAACGGCATAGAGCGCGTCAATATGATGAAGTTCTTAAATGCCCTAATTGATGCCGAAGGCATTCAGTTGGACAGTACACCCAGTGCTAATGGGCGTGGTGGACGTAGTGCTAGCTATAGAATTAGTGTGCAATCGAATGGTAACTTACTTATAGGTTCAGCTTATACAAAACAGATGAATCTGAAACCAGGAGATGAGTTTCTGATCACTTTAGGCAAAAAGCACATTCGTCTGAGACAGGTAGATCCAGAAGATCGGGAAGAAGATGAAGCCATAGAAGCCACGGCTTAA
- a CDS encoding chloride channel protein codes for MTLLPPTQLRKVTEQPAFPTPSARLGHLINRFQPSPETVVLFLAMLIGGGTGMGVVTFHYLIQLIHQLMLENLMGQIGVWGAWTLACVPTLGGLIVGLMRWRTQDFGPGLSSLIAASQGKEIKRPLRPVTKMLAASVSLGSGASLGPEGPSVEIGANFGMLFSVILNVSQERQRLLLGAGAAAGLAAGFNAPIAGVFFALEVVMGATSFATSAVSVVLLAAVVAALIAQIGLGAQPAFDLPVYQVRSPWELPLYLGLGLGASLVSLAYTQSIRLAKACFAGNVPGFAFLGRIPQPIHPIIGGVIIGAVALRFPQILGVGYETVEAMLQDVEFPLYLLVVLLVVKLLMTAISAGSGFIGGLFAPAMFLGASFGSAYAKVLAVAFPAICDQMAAPPAYAMVGMAAVLAASVRAPLTAILMLFELTRDYRIVLPLMAAVGLSVWLVERIKPTFNSNSNLQQIGLSALKDEQAEIVQQILVEDAMYPCPKKLPATLGVLDAAVEMTRDRVRSALVIDEAEQLVGILSLEDINRALDLWQTYPNSLTEIPDNLSSQTLIDICTTEILYAWQDELLSEALDRMSLRGLHQLPVVAREKPDRILGLLEREQIALTCNLAVTRKALRHYLPVLPTTDIVISH; via the coding sequence ATGACTCTCTTGCCTCCCACTCAACTGAGGAAGGTAACGGAACAACCTGCCTTTCCTACACCTTCCGCTCGTTTAGGTCACCTAATTAATCGTTTTCAACCATCCCCAGAAACCGTAGTGCTATTTTTAGCCATGCTTATTGGCGGTGGTACTGGTATGGGTGTAGTCACCTTTCACTATTTAATCCAGTTGATTCACCAGCTGATGCTGGAAAATTTAATGGGTCAAATTGGCGTCTGGGGTGCTTGGACTCTAGCCTGCGTTCCCACCCTTGGCGGGTTAATCGTTGGCTTGATGCGCTGGCGCACTCAAGACTTTGGCCCTGGACTTTCATCTCTCATCGCCGCTTCTCAAGGAAAAGAGATTAAGCGACCACTAAGACCAGTTACGAAGATGCTGGCCGCATCTGTTTCTTTGGGGAGCGGTGCTTCTTTGGGGCCAGAGGGGCCGAGCGTCGAAATTGGCGCAAATTTTGGGATGTTGTTCTCTGTGATTCTCAATGTATCTCAAGAACGACAGCGGTTGCTGTTGGGTGCTGGGGCGGCGGCTGGACTTGCTGCGGGATTTAATGCTCCCATTGCTGGAGTATTTTTTGCCTTAGAGGTGGTGATGGGAGCTACATCTTTCGCTACTTCTGCGGTCAGTGTGGTGCTGCTAGCGGCGGTGGTAGCAGCATTAATTGCCCAAATTGGTTTGGGGGCACAACCTGCTTTTGATTTACCTGTTTACCAAGTCCGCAGTCCTTGGGAATTACCTCTTTACCTGGGATTGGGTTTAGGGGCCAGCCTAGTTTCTCTGGCTTATACTCAATCAATTCGTTTAGCAAAGGCTTGCTTTGCTGGGAATGTTCCAGGTTTTGCCTTCTTGGGACGAATTCCTCAGCCGATTCATCCAATCATTGGCGGTGTGATAATTGGCGCTGTTGCTTTGCGCTTTCCGCAAATTCTGGGTGTCGGTTATGAAACTGTAGAAGCAATGCTTCAAGATGTTGAGTTTCCACTCTATCTATTAGTTGTGCTGTTGGTAGTAAAGCTACTGATGACTGCAATTAGTGCGGGTAGTGGTTTCATTGGTGGGTTGTTTGCGCCAGCAATGTTTTTAGGTGCTTCTTTTGGTTCAGCTTACGCCAAAGTTTTGGCTGTAGCATTCCCAGCAATTTGCGATCAAATGGCCGCTCCCCCAGCTTACGCAATGGTAGGAATGGCAGCAGTACTGGCTGCTAGTGTCAGAGCGCCGTTAACGGCTATTTTAATGCTGTTTGAATTAACCCGCGACTATCGTATTGTTTTACCGTTGATGGCAGCTGTGGGTTTGAGTGTTTGGCTAGTGGAAAGGATTAAACCAACTTTTAACTCTAACTCTAATCTCCAACAAATTGGTCTTTCGGCATTGAAAGATGAACAAGCAGAAATTGTGCAGCAAATTTTGGTAGAAGATGCTATGTATCCCTGTCCAAAAAAGTTACCTGCAACTCTTGGGGTGTTAGATGCAGCTGTAGAAATGACCCGCGATCGCGTCCGCAGTGCTTTAGTAATTGATGAAGCAGAGCAATTAGTTGGTATACTTTCTCTGGAAGATATTAACCGTGCCCTTGATCTTTGGCAAACATACCCAAATTCCCTAACTGAAATTCCAGATAATTTATCCAGTCAAACTCTCATAGACATTTGTACTACTGAAATCCTTTATGCATGGCAGGATGAACTATTATCTGAAGCTTTAGACCGGATGAGTCTTCGGGGTTTGCATCAATTACCAGTAGTAGCACGAGAAAAACCCGATCGCATTTTGGGTTTATTAGAAAGAGAGCAAATTGCATTAACTTGCAATTTAGCAGTGACGCGCAAGGCACTTCGCCACTATTTACCAGTCTTACCCACCACAGATATAGTCATTAGTCATTAG
- a CDS encoding ArnT family glycosyltransferase: MQEGSFIWSHLEKQHRTVGKWIDWVWLIVLLLAAVLLFSINLGGLPLRDWDEGTVAQVAREIWHAPAGSMRWLYPTLGGEPYHNKPPLMHLLIAWAYSLGGENEWTTRLPGAILTATSVPFLYCIAREIFRQRWAAIYSALIYLTMLPVVRHGRLAMLDGVMVSFLMVMMLCVLRSRRDLRYCLGVGISFGLICLTQGLLGALLGAIALVFLFWDTPRLLTCYYLWIAILIGILPVVGWYGAQLFHYGYTFAQVGLANPSVGRIASGVEGNSEPPWYYVIELLKYTWPWLLFLPQTVRLTWENRNLSWAKLVMAWSGVYLLLISFMITKVPWYLFPIYPSLALAFGIQLSETENSPLLSSYPRAWVAGLAILAVAASAGSIYFSWGTTPKADLQLIFAAVALTMTLAAILAERGDGQFLKILFWGSYISLLLLMKSNYWVWELSEAYPVKPVAAMIVRANPATKKIYTSFPYHRPSLDYYSDRIIIPASVGELQYYWHYNSQPYFLLHTSAFTNLQLDSMKLIDQAEGWKLVTKDTNRL, translated from the coding sequence ATGCAAGAAGGAAGCTTTATTTGGAGTCATCTAGAAAAACAGCATCGCACGGTTGGCAAATGGATTGATTGGGTATGGCTAATAGTGTTGCTGTTGGCAGCAGTATTACTGTTTAGCATCAATCTGGGAGGATTGCCACTGCGAGATTGGGATGAAGGTACTGTGGCACAGGTTGCTCGTGAAATTTGGCACGCACCAGCAGGTTCAATGCGTTGGCTTTACCCAACACTAGGAGGCGAACCATATCATAACAAGCCGCCTTTGATGCATTTGCTAATTGCTTGGGCTTATTCTCTGGGAGGTGAAAATGAGTGGACAACGCGTCTACCTGGAGCAATTTTAACCGCGACATCTGTACCTTTTCTGTATTGCATTGCTCGAGAGATATTTCGCCAGCGTTGGGCAGCGATTTATAGCGCTTTGATTTACCTAACAATGCTACCCGTGGTGCGTCATGGGCGGTTAGCAATGTTGGATGGGGTGATGGTAAGTTTTTTGATGGTGATGATGTTGTGCGTGTTGCGATCGCGCCGAGATTTACGTTATTGCCTTGGTGTTGGCATTAGTTTTGGCTTGATTTGCCTAACTCAAGGACTTCTAGGCGCATTACTAGGCGCGATCGCTCTTGTATTTCTGTTTTGGGATACGCCACGACTACTCACCTGTTACTATCTGTGGATCGCAATCTTAATTGGCATTCTGCCTGTAGTTGGTTGGTATGGTGCCCAACTATTCCATTATGGTTACACTTTTGCTCAAGTTGGTCTTGCAAACCCATCAGTAGGCCGAATTGCTTCAGGTGTAGAGGGGAATTCTGAACCACCTTGGTACTATGTGATTGAACTTCTCAAGTACACATGGCCGTGGTTGTTATTCTTACCACAAACTGTCCGCTTAACCTGGGAAAATCGCAATCTTAGCTGGGCAAAACTAGTAATGGCCTGGAGTGGTGTTTACCTGCTGCTAATTTCTTTCATGATTACCAAAGTTCCCTGGTATCTATTCCCGATTTACCCTAGTTTAGCTTTAGCTTTTGGTATCCAATTATCAGAAACAGAAAATTCGCCTTTACTCTCATCCTATCCCCGTGCTTGGGTTGCTGGTTTGGCGATACTTGCTGTGGCTGCTTCTGCTGGTAGCATTTATTTCAGTTGGGGTACAACACCCAAAGCAGACTTACAACTGATTTTTGCAGCAGTAGCTTTAACTATGACCTTAGCAGCTATTTTAGCAGAGCGGGGCGACGGGCAATTTCTGAAGATTTTGTTTTGGGGAAGTTATATTTCGCTGCTGCTGTTAATGAAATCTAACTACTGGGTTTGGGAATTATCTGAAGCTTATCCAGTTAAACCAGTGGCTGCGATGATCGTGCGGGCAAATCCAGCTACGAAGAAGATTTACACATCTTTCCCTTACCATCGTCCCTCGTTGGATTATTATAGCGATCGCATCATCATTCCCGCTTCTGTTGGTGAACTCCAATATTATTGGCACTACAACAGCCAACCCTACTTTCTACTTCATACATCTGCTTTCACCAATCTTCAATTAGATTCGATGAAGCTAATTGATCAAGCTGAAGGTTGGAAGTTAGTTACTAAAGATACTAATCGATTGTAA
- a CDS encoding recombinase family protein — MKIIAYSYTDPLLESSPDQADWGWEVDRVYEDLGKQKSSGRSQLQQLFTDCQTEPADYLLIRRLEELGDTVEEISDRLNELEVMGIAVIATEQPYTSENYPLGADLLNLLHAIQRQQRSRRIRQGHARNRLEVAPPPGKVPYGYRRGKGKYTIDRSTSPVVKDFFEHFLLYGSLRGSVRYLAKKYSKKISVTTGRRWLTNPVYRGNTAYQNGEIISNTHIPIISKEEAAQVDRLLRRNSRLPSRTASAPRSLAGLVICGECQSHMTVTRVTQRNQDKEYLYLRSTSCPQRPKCKAIPYQEVLEHTIETVCRDLPLAVAGVNFPQLDAVKNSLGQAIARQQEILAQLPTLIETGILDAETAKLRAYKLRTEISELEAKLATLPPVNLRSVAQAVSIPQFWLDLSETERRFYFREFIRQIEIVFQNKELKLQVIFIF, encoded by the coding sequence ATGAAAATCATTGCCTACTCTTACACAGATCCGTTACTAGAATCTTCTCCCGATCAAGCTGATTGGGGATGGGAGGTGGATCGGGTTTATGAAGATTTGGGCAAGCAAAAGTCTTCTGGACGATCGCAATTACAACAATTATTTACCGATTGCCAAACTGAACCAGCAGATTATCTCCTGATTCGTCGGTTGGAAGAATTGGGGGATACTGTAGAGGAAATTAGCGATCGCTTGAATGAACTCGAAGTAATGGGAATAGCAGTAATTGCTACTGAACAGCCCTACACTTCCGAAAATTACCCTCTAGGCGCTGACTTGCTGAATTTGCTACACGCAATCCAACGTCAACAACGTAGTCGTCGCATCCGTCAAGGACATGCCCGTAATCGTCTTGAGGTTGCACCGCCACCAGGCAAAGTTCCCTACGGCTACCGCAGAGGTAAAGGAAAATATACCATTGACCGCAGTACTTCACCAGTGGTCAAAGATTTTTTTGAACACTTTTTACTCTATGGTTCCCTGCGGGGTTCAGTTCGTTACTTGGCGAAAAAATACAGCAAAAAAATCTCTGTCACCACAGGAAGACGCTGGCTGACTAACCCAGTCTATCGCGGTAATACAGCTTACCAAAATGGCGAAATTATTTCCAATACCCATATTCCAATAATTTCTAAGGAAGAAGCTGCCCAAGTTGACCGACTTTTACGCCGTAACAGCCGTTTACCATCCCGAACTGCCAGTGCGCCGCGTTCTTTAGCTGGGTTGGTTATCTGTGGTGAGTGTCAGTCGCACATGACAGTTACTCGTGTCACCCAACGCAACCAAGATAAGGAGTATCTTTATTTACGTTCTACTAGCTGTCCCCAACGCCCCAAGTGTAAGGCTATTCCCTACCAAGAGGTTTTAGAACATACAATTGAAACGGTTTGCCGTGATTTACCTCTGGCGGTAGCAGGGGTGAATTTTCCTCAGTTGGATGCAGTGAAGAATAGTTTAGGGCAAGCGATCGCTCGTCAGCAAGAAATACTTGCTCAGTTACCCACTTTAATTGAAACTGGAATTTTAGATGCCGAAACAGCAAAGTTAAGAGCTTACAAACTCCGCACGGAAATTTCTGAACTCGAAGCAAAGTTGGCAACTCTCCCCCCAGTTAACTTGCGTTCTGTTGCTCAAGCTGTTTCGATACCACAATTTTGGTTAGATTTGTCGGAAACAGAGCGACGATTTTACTTTCGAGAATTTATCAGGCAAATTGAGATTGTTTTTCAGAATAAAGAATTAAAACTACAAGTTATTTTTATTTTTTAA
- a CDS encoding VOC family protein, with product MQINQSLHTAILVTDLERSENFYGKVLGLSKIDRSLKYAGAWYQVGDYQLHLIVAPNVPTENPNEKWGRNPHIAFSVADLDTAKQELLNHNYPIQASASGRAALFTQDPDGNIIELSQQ from the coding sequence ATGCAGATTAACCAAAGTCTCCATACAGCGATTCTTGTGACTGACTTAGAACGCTCCGAAAACTTTTATGGCAAAGTATTGGGATTATCCAAAATAGATCGTTCCCTAAAATACGCTGGTGCATGGTATCAAGTCGGCGACTACCAACTTCACCTGATAGTTGCACCTAATGTCCCCACAGAAAATCCAAACGAAAAATGGGGGCGCAATCCCCACATTGCTTTCTCCGTTGCTGACTTAGACACCGCCAAACAAGAATTGCTCAATCATAATTATCCCATTCAAGCCAGCGCCTCCGGTCGCGCTGCTCTTTTCACTCAAGACCCTGATGGCAATATCATCGAGTTGAGTCAGCAGTGA
- a CDS encoding hybrid sensor histidine kinase/response regulator, with protein sequence MISTPENTQRKEIVRILIVEDEYILAINLQESLESLGYFVLDITDSAEGAIARASKLRPNLILMDIRLRGEMDGIQAAEQIWHHLQIPIIYVTGHSDKNTVERATLTSPFGYIIKPIKEQELYVAIQTALNRYNREQFLSSVLRGMGDGVIVVDTKLHINYINQVAEALTGWRWNEAKDKILTEVIKLIDEQTQFPVENPIIAALKQETFIYLGSGVLLVAKDGTTIPIADSATPLRNNSGVITGAVLVFRDDTQRRLAEERNLAAERAQQLEIQVAELQRLNQLKEDFLATTSHEMRTPLSNIKMAISVLENILDRQGVLNLKALSPSESVARYLTILRDQCEQELDLVDNLLHMRMIDADVYPLELTSIQLQNWLPHVAEYFQERAQARQQSFKVSVSPNLPPLVSDLASLTEIISELLNNACKYTPPDGEIAVDVQVIYTTKSLRNEDAESGVLHNLQVPYFQITISNSGVIIPKQEQSRIFEPFYRVPQSDAYGNPKRERWQQSGTGLGLTLAKKLVKYLQGTIEVTSSQGWTTFTVKLPLVIGD encoded by the coding sequence ATGATTAGCACCCCAGAAAATACACAGAGAAAGGAGATAGTTAGAATCCTTATTGTTGAAGATGAATATATTCTTGCTATCAACTTACAAGAAAGCTTGGAGTCTCTGGGGTATTTTGTTCTAGATATTACCGATTCCGCAGAAGGGGCAATTGCAAGAGCAAGTAAATTACGCCCAAACTTGATTTTAATGGATATCAGGTTACGGGGTGAGATGGACGGCATCCAGGCAGCAGAGCAAATTTGGCATCATCTGCAAATTCCTATTATCTACGTCACAGGTCATTCTGATAAAAACACTGTGGAGCGGGCAACGCTGACATCTCCCTTTGGATATATTATCAAGCCCATTAAAGAGCAAGAACTTTACGTTGCCATTCAAACAGCACTCAATCGCTACAATCGCGAGCAATTTTTGAGTTCTGTGCTTCGAGGAATGGGTGATGGGGTAATTGTAGTAGATACTAAATTACATATTAATTACATCAATCAGGTAGCTGAAGCCCTGACAGGGTGGCGATGGAATGAAGCTAAGGACAAAATATTAACTGAAGTTATCAAACTCATTGATGAACAAACTCAGTTTCCGGTAGAAAATCCCATTATCGCAGCCCTTAAACAAGAAACTTTTATATATCTAGGTAGTGGCGTCCTACTAGTTGCTAAAGATGGGACAACTATACCAATAGCTGATAGTGCTACTCCCCTGAGAAATAATAGCGGTGTAATTACAGGAGCCGTATTAGTTTTTCGGGATGACACGCAACGACGGTTAGCCGAAGAACGCAATCTTGCAGCGGAACGTGCCCAACAACTAGAAATTCAAGTGGCAGAACTCCAACGGCTAAACCAGTTGAAAGAGGATTTTCTGGCAACCACTTCTCATGAAATGCGAACGCCCTTGTCAAACATCAAAATGGCCATCTCCGTACTAGAAAATATTCTTGATCGGCAGGGCGTTTTAAATTTAAAAGCACTTTCTCCGTCTGAATCTGTAGCCCGCTACTTAACTATTCTGCGCGATCAGTGCGAACAAGAACTAGATTTAGTAGATAATTTGCTGCATATGCGAATGATTGATGCAGATGTCTACCCGTTGGAATTAACTTCAATTCAACTTCAAAACTGGCTGCCTCATGTTGCCGAATATTTTCAGGAACGCGCTCAAGCTAGGCAACAGTCGTTTAAAGTTAGTGTTTCTCCAAATTTACCACCTCTAGTTTCAGACTTGGCTAGCCTGACCGAAATTATCTCAGAGTTACTCAACAATGCTTGTAAATATACTCCGCCTGATGGAGAGATTGCAGTCGATGTTCAGGTGATTTACACCACAAAAAGTCTCAGAAATGAGGATGCTGAATCTGGTGTATTACATAATCTTCAAGTTCCCTACTTTCAAATTACAATTAGCAATTCTGGGGTGATAATCCCAAAACAAGAACAATCTCGAATTTTTGAGCCGTTTTACCGAGTCCCTCAAAGCGATGCCTACGGCAACCCGAAACGGGAACGCTGGCAACAAAGCGGCACAGGATTAGGTTTAACATTGGCTAAGAAGTTAGTGAAATATCTTCAAGGCACAATTGAAGTTACCAGTTCTCAGGGCTGGACAACATTTACAGTTAAACTGCCGTTAGTTATTGGTGATTAG